The proteins below are encoded in one region of Buttiauxella gaviniae:
- the atzF gene encoding allophanate hydrolase, translated as MSVATLSEWVASYRQHPQQLAAAYQQIHGDLSHDDNAWIYIATQDEIYAQLTTIFHTINSGEKQAADFALLGVPFAVKDNIDVAGMPTSAGCPAFTYTPEKDATVIARLKAAGAIVVGKTNLDQFATGLVGTRSPFGAVKNSFNPEYVSGGSSSGSASVVARGLVCFSLGTDTAGSGRVPAGFNNIVGLKPTKGWLSTAGVVPACRLNDCVSIFALTVEDAQTVAAIAGGYDPQDPYSRANPQTAPARFREKLRFAIPDKLEFFGDACSEAAFARTLARLELSGAELVPIDFSAFSQLAEQLYQAAWVAERTMAVGAIFNTQPDAMDPTVRGIVANGLNYSACDAWQAEYTRAELARKINAQLSEYDALVVPTSPTIRTIAEMAQEPVRFNSQFGTYTNFTNLADLCALALPGDFRADGLPAGITLIAPAWHDNALSHFGIAWQQALNLPLGATNKTLPASAAAKPSVNHVRVAVVGAHLRGMPLNHQLTTRNAVFIEESRTAAHYRLYALANTQPPKPGLARSHEGQPIAVELWDIPLARFGEFVAEIPAPLGIGTLTLENGESVKGFICEPAALSDATDITAWGGWKAWLARHHSA; from the coding sequence ATGTCAGTAGCCACTTTGTCTGAATGGGTCGCGAGTTACCGCCAGCACCCGCAGCAGCTTGCGGCGGCATATCAGCAAATTCATGGGGATTTATCCCACGATGATAATGCGTGGATATATATTGCAACGCAGGATGAAATCTATGCTCAATTAACCACAATTTTTCACACAATTAATTCTGGTGAAAAACAAGCTGCTGACTTTGCTTTATTAGGCGTGCCTTTTGCCGTCAAAGATAATATTGATGTCGCAGGAATGCCGACCAGTGCCGGTTGCCCGGCTTTTACTTATACACCTGAAAAAGATGCCACGGTTATTGCTCGCCTGAAAGCCGCTGGGGCGATTGTGGTGGGCAAAACTAACCTCGACCAGTTTGCCACTGGGCTTGTGGGCACGCGCTCCCCATTTGGCGCGGTCAAAAACAGCTTTAATCCGGAATATGTTAGCGGCGGATCAAGTTCAGGTTCGGCATCGGTCGTGGCGCGTGGGCTGGTCTGTTTTTCGCTGGGGACAGATACCGCAGGCTCCGGGCGCGTGCCTGCCGGTTTTAATAATATTGTGGGCCTGAAACCGACCAAAGGCTGGCTTTCTACCGCAGGCGTGGTGCCCGCTTGCCGTCTCAACGACTGCGTGTCGATTTTCGCCCTGACCGTTGAAGACGCCCAAACCGTGGCCGCCATTGCCGGTGGCTACGATCCGCAAGATCCGTACTCTCGCGCGAATCCGCAAACGGCCCCGGCTCGTTTTCGTGAAAAATTGCGCTTTGCCATTCCCGACAAACTGGAATTTTTTGGTGACGCCTGTAGCGAAGCAGCTTTTGCCAGAACGCTTGCACGTTTAGAGCTGTCAGGCGCGGAACTCGTACCGATAGATTTCAGCGCGTTTAGCCAACTTGCCGAACAGCTTTACCAGGCCGCATGGGTTGCGGAGCGCACCATGGCGGTAGGGGCGATATTTAATACCCAGCCAGATGCGATGGACCCCACCGTGCGTGGCATCGTAGCGAACGGCCTGAATTACAGCGCGTGCGATGCCTGGCAGGCGGAATACACCCGCGCCGAACTGGCCCGGAAAATTAACGCACAGTTAAGCGAATATGACGCACTGGTGGTGCCCACATCGCCCACTATCCGCACAATTGCTGAGATGGCGCAGGAGCCGGTGCGCTTTAACTCGCAGTTTGGCACCTACACCAACTTCACCAATCTGGCCGATCTGTGTGCTCTTGCGCTGCCGGGGGATTTCCGCGCAGACGGCTTACCGGCGGGCATCACGCTGATTGCTCCCGCATGGCACGACAACGCGTTAAGCCACTTTGGAATCGCCTGGCAGCAGGCGCTGAATTTACCGTTGGGCGCAACGAATAAAACGCTTCCTGCGAGCGCTGCCGCAAAACCTTCCGTCAATCACGTTCGCGTGGCCGTTGTCGGTGCGCATCTGCGGGGAATGCCGCTGAACCACCAGCTCACCACGCGAAATGCGGTGTTTATCGAAGAATCGCGCACCGCCGCCCATTACCGACTTTACGCCTTAGCCAACACCCAACCGCCAAAACCAGGGCTGGCCCGAAGCCATGAAGGGCAGCCGATTGCGGTTGAACTTTGGGACATTCCCCTGGCGCGTTTTGGTGAGTTCGTTGCGGAGATTCCTGCGCCTCTCGGCATTGGCACTTTGACGCTTGAAAACGGGGAGAGCGTGAAGGGCTTTATTTGCGAACCCGCCGCATTAAGCGACGCCACGGACATCACCGCATGGGGCGGCTGGAAAGCCTGGCTTGCCCGTCACCATAGCGCCTGA
- a CDS encoding DUF2526 family protein → MAHLEDVTARVDATIAENVIEHMNVLLIELSDDTELTREDRYTQQQRLRTAIAQKGHHQRAEAEQRREELTKGGTII, encoded by the coding sequence ATGGCCCATCTTGAAGACGTAACGGCTCGCGTAGACGCGACGATTGCTGAGAATGTTATCGAGCACATGAACGTGTTGCTGATTGAGCTAAGCGACGATACAGAATTGACTCGCGAAGATCGTTATACCCAGCAGCAGCGTTTACGCACGGCGATCGCGCAAAAAGGCCATCACCAGAGAGCGGAGGCGGAACAGCGCCGCGAAGAGTTAACTAAAGGCGGGACGATTATTTAA
- a CDS encoding alpha/beta fold hydrolase, which translates to MDSFFSAVANCRVRWLDLPGTGTPLVFVHGLGCASSYEYPRVVADKNFAGRRSILIDLPGYGYSEKPKDYSYSITEQAQVVAELISHLKLEKFFLYGHSMGGSISIEAAQLLGESLCGLVVSEPNFHPGGGFFSQQICSTSEAGYVSTIHHSMVSDESGPWAGSLSVAAPWAVWRGADSLIKGNKWINMFADLTKPKALIFGEKSLPDSDFEQIKIMNITTEVLPDCGHSMSWENPSALAKVLESFCK; encoded by the coding sequence ATGGATTCGTTTTTCTCCGCTGTAGCAAACTGCCGAGTCCGCTGGCTGGATTTGCCCGGGACCGGCACGCCTTTAGTCTTTGTGCATGGACTTGGTTGCGCGTCGTCCTACGAATATCCACGAGTCGTCGCTGATAAGAATTTTGCCGGAAGAAGATCCATACTTATCGACCTTCCAGGTTACGGATACAGTGAAAAACCAAAGGATTATAGCTATTCGATAACCGAACAGGCGCAGGTGGTTGCCGAGCTTATCTCTCATCTGAAATTAGAGAAGTTCTTTCTCTACGGCCACAGCATGGGGGGAAGTATCAGTATCGAGGCGGCGCAATTGCTGGGCGAGAGTTTGTGCGGGCTGGTGGTGTCGGAACCCAATTTTCACCCAGGCGGCGGATTCTTTAGCCAACAAATTTGCAGCACCAGCGAAGCGGGTTATGTCTCAACGATCCATCATTCAATGGTTAGCGATGAAAGTGGTCCGTGGGCCGGAAGTTTGTCAGTTGCGGCGCCCTGGGCTGTCTGGCGAGGGGCTGATAGCCTGATAAAAGGCAATAAATGGATAAACATGTTTGCTGATTTAACCAAGCCGAAAGCGCTGATATTTGGCGAAAAATCGCTACCTGATAGTGACTTCGAGCAGATTAAAATCATGAACATTACGACTGAAGTTTTACCTGATTGTGGGCATTCCATGTCATGGGAAAACCCATCAGCGTTAGCCAAAGTTTTAGAATCATTTTGCAAATAA
- a CDS encoding ABC transporter substrate-binding protein: protein MSTGKTLLALLLSSLLPASAALAAANNTLVYCSEASPESFNPQIASSGPTFVASSQTLYNRLVEFRPSDNLPVPSLATEWKISPDGKTYTFTLRKGVKFNSNKEFKPTRDFNADDVVFSVMRQKDPKHPYHNVSQANYEYFNDVGLDKLITDVKKIDDYHVQFTLSEPNAAFLADWGMDFASILSAEYADAMLKAGTPEKVDTAPIGTGPYALQEYKIDSLIRYVANPNYWNGEVPTKHLIFSITPNVQTRMAKLQKNECQIIPAPAPVQFDAIKANKDLALHSIDGLNVGYLAFNTTKKPFDNALVRQALNYAVDKQAIINAVFMGSGTVAKSPIPPNMMGFDKDLKDRAYDPEKAKALLKQAGLEKGFETDLWSMPVQRPYNPNSRRIAEMIQQDWAKVGVKAKIVTFEWGEYLSGIRKGEHSSALYGWMSDNGDPDNFADTLLGCGSIKSGSNAARWCDKQYDALTQKAKLTSDPAARAKLYQQAQEVFYEQAPWIALANGKTFYATRSNVTGYSVSLNGSDFSKAKLN from the coding sequence ATGTCGACAGGGAAAACGCTTCTCGCTCTGCTGCTTAGCAGCTTATTACCTGCCAGCGCCGCATTAGCTGCGGCAAATAACACGCTGGTTTACTGCTCCGAAGCCTCACCTGAATCATTCAACCCGCAAATTGCCAGCTCCGGGCCAACGTTTGTTGCCAGCTCACAAACGCTTTATAACCGCCTGGTGGAGTTCCGCCCAAGCGATAACCTGCCGGTGCCATCCCTGGCCACCGAGTGGAAAATCAGCCCGGATGGCAAAACCTATACCTTTACGCTGCGTAAAGGGGTGAAATTCAACAGCAATAAAGAGTTTAAACCGACGCGCGATTTCAATGCCGACGACGTTGTTTTCTCGGTCATGCGCCAGAAAGACCCGAAACACCCTTACCACAACGTGTCGCAGGCCAATTACGAATATTTCAATGACGTGGGCCTGGATAAGCTGATTACCGACGTTAAAAAAATTGATGACTACCATGTCCAGTTCACGCTGAGCGAACCGAACGCCGCATTCCTCGCTGACTGGGGAATGGATTTCGCCTCGATTCTTTCGGCTGAATACGCCGATGCCATGCTAAAAGCAGGCACGCCGGAGAAGGTGGATACCGCACCGATCGGCACCGGCCCGTATGCGTTGCAGGAGTATAAAATCGACTCCCTGATTCGCTATGTGGCGAACCCAAATTACTGGAACGGCGAAGTGCCGACCAAACACCTTATCTTCTCGATTACGCCAAATGTGCAGACGCGTATGGCGAAATTGCAGAAGAACGAATGCCAGATAATCCCGGCTCCGGCACCGGTGCAGTTTGATGCCATCAAAGCCAATAAAGACCTGGCGTTACACAGCATTGATGGGCTGAACGTCGGCTATCTGGCGTTTAACACCACCAAAAAACCGTTTGATAACGCCCTGGTTCGCCAGGCGCTGAACTACGCCGTGGATAAACAGGCGATTATTAATGCGGTGTTTATGGGGTCCGGCACGGTGGCTAAATCTCCGATTCCGCCAAATATGATGGGCTTTGATAAAGACCTGAAAGACCGCGCCTACGATCCTGAAAAAGCCAAAGCGTTGCTCAAACAGGCAGGCCTCGAGAAGGGTTTTGAAACGGATTTGTGGTCTATGCCGGTTCAGCGCCCGTACAACCCTAATTCACGCCGCATCGCTGAGATGATTCAGCAGGACTGGGCGAAAGTGGGCGTGAAGGCGAAAATTGTCACCTTCGAGTGGGGTGAGTACCTTTCCGGCATCCGCAAAGGCGAGCATTCATCGGCCCTGTATGGCTGGATGAGCGACAACGGTGACCCGGATAACTTCGCGGACACGCTGCTCGGTTGCGGCAGTATCAAAAGCGGTTCTAACGCGGCACGCTGGTGCGATAAGCAATACGATGCGCTGACCCAAAAAGCCAAACTGACCAGCGACCCTGCGGCGCGCGCGAAACTTTACCAACAGGCGCAAGAGGTGTTCTACGAGCAAGCCCCGTGGATTGCGCTTGCTAACGGGAAAACTTTCTACGCCACGCGCAGCAATGTAACGGGTTATAGCGTCAGCCTGAACGGCAGTGATTTCTCGAAAGCGAAATTGAATTAA
- a CDS encoding glutamine amidotransferase: MTEKLPLLLVQMGHPPADIRNAVGEQPQWFNEAIGDVGPVWVVSPFEGEPLPVKGTFSGAIVTGSWAMVTDREAWSERTAEWLREIIQAGVPVLGVCYGHQLMAHALGGVVDYHPQGSEFGQIAVTLNTAGKEDALLSGLPEMFYTNLSHEQSVLTLPAGGVVLAASSHDPHQIVRYSPTAFSVQFHPEFSTTVMNTMINSRSERAALKGKNLDALLARNEDTPEARSILQRFVALL; this comes from the coding sequence ATGACAGAAAAATTGCCGTTATTACTGGTTCAAATGGGCCATCCCCCTGCGGATATTCGCAACGCCGTGGGTGAGCAGCCGCAGTGGTTTAACGAAGCCATAGGGGATGTTGGCCCGGTTTGGGTGGTGTCTCCTTTTGAGGGCGAGCCGCTGCCCGTTAAAGGGACGTTTAGCGGGGCGATCGTCACCGGGTCATGGGCGATGGTCACCGATCGAGAAGCGTGGAGCGAGCGCACCGCCGAGTGGCTGCGTGAAATTATCCAGGCGGGTGTTCCGGTTTTGGGCGTCTGTTACGGGCACCAGTTGATGGCGCATGCCCTGGGCGGCGTGGTGGATTACCATCCGCAAGGCAGTGAGTTTGGGCAAATTGCCGTCACGCTCAATACGGCGGGTAAAGAAGATGCGTTACTCAGCGGCCTGCCGGAAATGTTTTATACCAATCTTAGCCATGAACAAAGCGTACTCACCTTGCCTGCGGGTGGTGTGGTGCTAGCCGCATCCAGCCACGATCCGCATCAAATTGTGCGCTATTCCCCGACCGCATTTTCGGTGCAGTTCCATCCGGAATTTAGCACCACGGTGATGAACACCATGATCAACAGCCGCAGCGAAAGAGCCGCCTTGAAAGGTAAAAATCTCGATGCCCTGTTGGCGCGAAATGAAGATACGCCGGAGGCACGTTCCATTCTTCAACGGTTTGTTGCGTTATTGTGA